The DNA window CATCGGGAAGATCTCTGCCGCTGTGGACTGGCGTGACTGACCGATTACCAGGGAACATCAGTCCTTGGCCAGTGAGTGAAAGCAGTCCCGGGGAGGAGGACGACGCCGTGGCGCTCGTGCGCGTGTACTGCGGTCTGGCGTCGGCTGATGATTCGGTGCGTACGGCTTCGGCCGCGCCACTGACCATCGCCGTGGTGGACGACGCAGGCCGGCTGCTCGGCGTTCACGAGATCAGCGACGACCCGGCGGGTTACGCCCAGCTGGGAACGCTTCTCGTGGAACGGACGACGGGATTCAGCGACGCGGCAGTCGCCGCGGACAGTGACGACCACGTCGTCACGTCGCTGCTCACCGCCGCCGGGCGGCCACTCGTCGTCGTCGACGACGACGACGCGGACGACTACGCCGAGCGTTTCTCCGACGACGACTCCCCCGAGGAGATCGCGGCGCCGCTCGCCGCCCGCCGGGCCGTCGGCCTGGCCCGGGCGTTGCAGGCCGGCGCGATCGCGGCGATCAACCTGCCGACGCCGCGGGAGCTGGTCAGCTACAAACCGGTCCTGGCCGCGCACGTCGCGATGCTCGTCGGGCGGAACGCGGCGGCCGTCGCACTCCGCGAGGTGCTGCGCGAGCTCTACCCGGCGGCCCTCCGGGCGTACCCGGATCCCGCCCACCCGCTGGCCCTGGCCGTCCTGGAAGCGGTGCCCGAGCCCGGCCGGATCACCGGCCGGCCCGGCGACGCCGCCCACGTCACCCGCGAGATCGCCGGCGAGCTGGCCCGCAACGGCGCCGGCAGCGACGATCAGCTGATCGCCGCGGTCACCGCCCTGCAGGTCGCGATCAGCGAGTCGCCGCGGCGGGGCGGGGTCAACAAGTCGCTCGCCCCGGCCGCTGCCGACGCCGTGCGCCAGGCGATCGGCGCGGTCCGTTCCTGCGACGCCGCCTGCACCGCGCTGGTCGGCACGCTGACCGCCCGGGGCGCGATGCCCGGCGCCAACTCCACCGTGGGCCGCCGCGCGGCGCGCCGGGCCCCCACCGAGCCCACGCCGCTGCAGCCCGTGCCGACCGGGGAGAACCCGCGGTTCGGCCGTCGCAGCCGTCCCGAGCCGGCCACCAGCGGCAGCGGTCCCGCCGTGCCGCAGCCGATGACCGCTCCCCCGGTCGCGCCGGACCCGATCGCACCACCGCCCATCGCACCGGCCGCGGCGAACGGCCTTCCCGGCCTGCCCAGCCGCACCGGCACGCCCGGCAACCGGCCGGTCTCGGTGCCGCCGCCTCCGCCCGGCATGACCCCGATCACCCCGGGGACGCGTCCCGGCGTCCCGGCGTCCCGGCCCGCGGCCACCCCGACGTCCGCCCAGCCCGGCGGCCGGGCCACTCCGGCCGAGGCCGGCGAGCCGTTCCGGCCGACGCTCACGAACGCCGAGCTGAACCGGGCGCGGGCCGAGCGCCAGCGCACGGTCATCCCGTCCCGGCCCAAGACCACCCCGGCGAACGGCGTGCCGGGCGGTCCGACCGACTTCAGCCTGCCGCTGCCCGCCCAGTCGACGCCGCCCGCGGCGTCCGCCCCGGCGCAGCGTCCCGGCCAGGAGATCGCCGACCCGGGTTCGCGTGCCAACTGGCCGCTGCTCAACCCCGGCAAGGACGATCTGGCGGTCACGCCACCGGCCGCCGCCTCGGTCAGCCCGGCCGCCGCCTCGGTCAGCCCGGCCGCCGCCTCGGTCAGCCCGGCCGCTGCCTCGGTCAGTCCGGCGCCGGCCGGTGGACGGGTCAAGCCGCCGTGGCAGGACATGCCCAAGGAGCCGCCGTCGCTGCGTCTCGTCGAGGGCCGGGCCAACGGCTCGCCGCTGGACCGCTCGGGCCCTTCGCTGGACCGCTCCGGTCCGTCGCTGGACCGCTCCGGCTCCACGCTCGACCGCTCCGGCTCCACGCTCGACCGCTCCGGCTCCACGCTGGACCCGGTCGGCGGCTCGCCGGCGTTGCGCGGCAGCAAGAGCGCGCCGAAGCTGACGGCTCTCGACCGCAGCGCCAGCCCGCCGGTTCCGGCCGACGGCAGCGACGGTGACCTGCTCATCTTCGCGGCGGCGCGGTCGGCGTGGTTCACCGGCGGTCCCGCCGAGACCGAGAAGGTCGACTGGTCCAACCCGAACGACAGCGGCTGGCGTGCGGCGGAGAAAGCGGCCACTCCGGCGGTCGCCGCCGAGACCTCGGCCGGCCTGCCCAAGCGGGTGCCGCAGGCCAACCTGGTGCCGGGCTCGCCCCTGCGCGAGGAACGCCCGCTGCGCATCGTCCGCGACGCCGCGTCGATCGCCGCGCACACCACGGGTTACTTCCGTGGCTGGCGGCGCGGCCAGGAGATAGGTGGCTTCGCGATGGGCGGGCGCCCGGGCCGGGAAGCCGCCGGCGGGTGGGACTTCACTCGCGACGGCCAGGCCGCCGACGAGTACCGCGACAACAACGCGGGCTTCGGCGGTCGCTGATCCAGCCGAGAAGGCCGCGCCCGGTGGGGCGCGGCCTTCTCGCGCATCTGGGTACGCTCATCGCCCTCCAGCGCCGCGCGGACCCGCCGGGTGCCACCCGTGGGTGCGAGCCGCGCTGAGACCGGTGAGAGGCCCGCTGAGCGACCGCCCCGACGTGACCTCCAGCCGGGCTGAGCTTGCATGGTGAGCCCGTAAGGGTTGCGCTTAGTCAATGGCCGGCTGCGCACAGCGCCCGGCCACGGACATGCGAAAGCCCCGCTCCGGCGACCGGAGCGGGGCTTCAACCGACTGTCAGGCGGGCGCCACCGCGCGCGAGCGACGCATCGTCAGAACGTACTCCACCAGGGAGATCAGCACGTTCTTCGTCGACTCGCGGTTACGGGCGTCGCAGCTCACGACGGGCACGTCGCTCGAGATCGCCAGCGCGTCTCGAACGTCCTGCGCGTTGTGGTACTGCATGCCGTCGAAGCAGTTGATCGCGATCAGGTACGGAAGGCGACGGTGCTCGAAGAAGTCGATGGCGGCGAAGCAGTCGGCAAGCCGACGCGTGTTCACCATGACAACTGCACCGATCGCACCCCGGACGAGTTCGTCCCACATGAACCAGAAACGCGTCTGGCCCGGTGTTCCGAACAGGTAGAGGATCAGGTCGCGGTCGATGCTGATCCGGCCGAAGTCCATGGCCACAGTGGTGGTCATCTTCCCCGGCACCTGCCGGTTGTCGTCGACACCCACACCGGCCGAGGTCATGATGGCCTCAGTGGTCAGCGGGGTGATCTCCGAGACCGACCCCACCAGCGTCGTTTTGCCAACGCCGAAGCCACCGGCGATGACAATCTTCGCCGATGTCACGCGTCCCGCAGCGGGACGGTGCGACATGTCAGAGCCTGCGAAGTCCACTCAGCACCCTTTCCAGCAGTTCCGTGCCTACCGCGTCGGTCTCGTCTTCGAGCGAGGTGGGCTCATAGACCGCAAGCAGGCCGTCCGAGGCCATGTCTGCGACGATCACACGTGCCACACCGAGCGGCAGTTGCATGCGTGCGGCGATCTCAGCGAGCGATTGAACGCGCCCGCCGTCACACATCGCCGCGATGTACTGATGCTCGCTTCCACCCTGCCCGCCGCGGTTCATCCCAGAACGGCCGCGCACGGTTGTCTCGACCAGCGCTTCCAGCGCTATCTCAAGCTTCGGCCGGGTCCGACCACGGGTCACGGCGTACGGCCTTACCAGTGCACCGGTCGGCTCATCGCGTTCGGGCATAGTCACCGTCAACCCCTCCCTCGGCCCCTCGAAGTGTATTAGTTGTCAAGGTCTCTGACAGTAGCCGACCAGGCCGGCTCACTGCCCGTCTCAGCCCAGTACCCCGGCCGCCGAACGCGGCGCGGGGGTCAGAGCCTCGCCGACCCGGTCGACCAGGAGGGCCATCTCGTAACCCACCTGCCCGACGTCACAGCTGCGCGCCGCAAGAACGGCGAACGACGAACCGTCGGAGATCGACATCAGGAACAGGAACCCATTGTCCATCTCGACGACCGTCTGGAGAACGGCGCCGCCCTCGAAGCAGCGCGCAGCGCCCTGCGTGAGGGAAACCAGGCCGGACGCGATGGCCGCCAGCTGGTCGGCACGGTCCCGGGGAAGGTCCCGTGAGGCCGCCAGGAGCAGGCCGTCGGCGGAGACCGCGATCGCGTGCGCGACCCCGGGAACGCGGTCGGCGAAGTTGGCCAGAAGCCAACCGAGATCCTGCGTAGATGTCATGCCTCATGCTCCTTGCCAGCCTGCGAGGGCTGCTGCCCTCCCGGAGTCTCCTCCAGGTTGGTCGATTGTTCCTTGGTGCGACCGCGCTGAACACCTCGGTGGTACGCGGACAGCAGACCGCGGACCCCTTCGGGAGTACGGCGCTGGACGGAGTTACCGCCCCGGTCGACACCGCCGGGGACGAGTTGCGCCATCGGCGTGCGCTTCGGAAGGCCCGCCGTGGTGGTGGTATCGACCTGCGTCTCGGCTGCGGCACGGGCCGCCTGCCAGCCGTCGTCGGCCGCGGTGCGCCACGGGTTCGTGGCCGTGCTGCCGTTGCTGTAGGAGCCGCTGACGGCCGCCGCGGGGGCGCCGACCGTCGCCGTGTCGAAGTCGCGCGACTCGGGTGACCCGGCCTGCTGCGGCACACCGGCCGAGCGGGTCGGCTCACCGGTGGGGATCCGGCGCGCGGAGACGACGGACTCGTCACCGGCGTCGGCACCAGAGGTCCTGGCTGCCTCGGGGCGAGGCTGGTCGCCGGGGTGCGTCGTGGTGAACCACGCCGACTCCAGCTCCCGGAAGATCGGCAGCTCCATGGTCTCGTCCGCGAACGGGACCCCACCCTCACGCTGACGGGCGGAAGCCTGTGCCGCGGCGATCTGCGCCGCCGCGGTGGCCTGAGCCTCCGCGGCCTGCGCGGTGGCCGTCTCGTGCCCGGCACGGGCCGCGGCAGCCGCGTCGTCGGCAACCGGGGCCGGCGGCGCGGAGACCTGCGGCACCGCCGAGACGGGGGCGGTCTGCGGGTTGGTCGGCCGGGCCACCTGCGGCTGCGGCTCGAAGTTGTCCGGACGGTACCGCGGGATCTCGGCCGTCATGTCCAGCGCGGCGGCGAGGTTCTCCGGCACGTGCGGGGTAGCGGCCTGCTCCCGATCCGCGGCGACCGGCGGCCAGGCCGGCGGCGCCGAGGCGAACGGGTTGACCGGCTCGGCGGAGACCGGCGCGGCCGAGACCGGCTCGGCCGGAGCCGCCGAGATCGGCGGAGAGTACGGCGGGGCCGACGGCACCGGCGGGGCGGAGACCGGCGGGACCGGCGGCGCGGAGACCGGCGGCATGACCGGGCCACGACCCAGGTTCTCCGGGTTGGCCGGCAGCTGGCGCGGGATGGCCGCGCCGAAGCCGTTGGTGTCCTCCGGACGCGGGAACTCGCCGTTGCGACGCTGCGCGAGCTCGTCGAGCCCGGCGAAGCCCTGCGGGCCGGACGGCAGCGGCGGGATGACCTCGTTGCTGCGCGGGCCGTGGAAACCGTTGGCGAAGCCGTTGGTCTGGGTGCCGTTGGTCTGGGTGCCGTTGGTCTGGGCACCGTTGCCGTTCAGGCCACCGAAGCCGGTGGGAGCGGCGCCGGTCAGGTCGGACCAGGCGGGGACGGAACCGTTGGTGCCGTTCATCGGCTCGAACGGGTGACCACCGCCGTTGACGCCGGGGCCACCACCGTTGAGCCCGCCACGGCCGCTCTCCAGCGCCAGCGGCTCACCGAAGGACGGCATCGCCGGCGGCGGGCTGTCGAAGCCGACCATCGACTGGACCCGGGCGGACGCCGCGGCTGCCAGCACGGAGGCGGGCAGGCCGACCTCGGCCACGGTGCCCCGCTCGCGGTCCGCGGGACGGAGCTCGACGCGGACGGCGTGGCGGTTGGCCAGCCGGGCGACCACGACGAGGCCCATCATCCGGGAGACGGCGACGTCCACCGTGGGCGGGTTGGCGAGCCGCTCGTTGAGGTCGCGCAGCTGCTCCCGGCTGATGCCGATGCCGTGGTCCTCGACGGTCAGCACCGCGTTGTCGCCGATCCGGCGCGCCTCGACGAGGACGTTGGAGTTCGGCGGGGAGAACGCGGTGGCGTTGTCGAAGAGCTCGGCGACCAGGTGGACCATGTCGTTGACGGCGTGCGCCGCGACCTCGATCTCCCGGTCGATCTGGCCGAACTCGATGCGGGTGTAGTGCTCGACCTCGGACTGCGCGGCGCGCAGCACGTCGATCAGTGCGGCCGGCTCGCGCTGCACACGGGTGGAGTCCGCGCCGGCCAGAACCAGGAGGTTCTCGTCGTTGCGGCGCATCCGGGTGGCGAGGTGGTCGAGCTGGAAGAGCTCGGCCAGACGGTCCGGGTCCTCCTCGCCGCGCTCCAGGCGGTCCAGGTGACCGATGAGCCGGTCGACCAGGATCTGCGAGCGGCGGGCGAGGTTGACGAACATCGTCGCGACGGAGGCGCGCAGCGCGGCCTGCTCGGCCGCGGTGCGCACGGCCTCGAGGTGAACCGCGTTGAACGCCTCGGTCACCTGGCCGAACTCGTCACGGCTGCGGACCGGCAGCGGCTCGGCGATCTGGTCGGCGACCTGTGCCGGGGTGAGCGACGCGGAGAGCGCCGGGTCACGCAGCCGGCTCACCGCGTGCGGCAGGCCGAACTGGGCCACCGCGAGGGCACCCTGACGAAGCTCACGCAGCGAGCGGGCCATCGACCGGGCGACCAGCCAGGCGAACAGGATGCCGAGCAGGAGCAGGGCCAGCAGCAGGCTGGTCTCCAGGAAGACCCGCTGGTTCGTGTCGTCACGCAGGGTGGTGGCGCTTGCCACGATGTTCTTGTCGAACTCGACCTCGACCTGGCGGAAGAGGTCGTTGTACCCCTTCATCGCCTCTTCCCACGAGTTCGTGTTGAACTGGATGTTCTTCGCGTTGTCGCCCTGCGCGGTCATCAGCGGGAGGGTGTAGTTCGTCGCGGCCTGGGCCTTCAGGCCGCTGACCGTGTTGCTGAAGTACGTCTTCTCCGAGTCGGTGCCGACCGCTTCGAGCGTCTTCTTCGCGAGGTCGAAACCGGTGATGGTGCCGAGGAACTGCTGCCGGAGGGTGGTGGTGAGCTCGCCCTCCTCGAGGACCTGGTGACCGATGAACCGCTGCTGGGCGATGTAGTTCTTCGCCTCGGCGACGGCCGCCACGGCACGCAGGTGGTCGCTCAGGCCGGGGTCGGTCGCGAGCTGCGCGGAGGAGTCCCGCACCTGGAGAAGGTCGTCGATCAACTGGTTGTACGTGGTCTTGACGTCGGGCGTCTCGACCTGACCGTTCGCGACCTTGCTCCGGAAAGCCGGCAGGTCCTCGAGGTTACGGTCCAGGCGGAGCAGGAGCGTGCCGACGTTGGCCGGGACGTCCTCGAGTGCGCCCTTCTGCTGCACGTACGGCGTCTTGGCGGCGTCGACCGCCTCGTGCTCGCCGTTGTAGAGCTCGATTGCCGCCGTACGAGCGTCGTTGTTCTTGGCGTCCTTGGCGAGCGCCACCATCATGCCGTAGGTCCGCTCGGCTTGCAGGTGGTCGACCAGACCACCAGCCGCCTCGGACAGCACCGACAGGGTGCGAGCACGCTCCGCGTTGCTCGCCTCCTCGATGTGGTCGACGAGGCCGTCGACGCCGACGATGATCGTCGCCACCGTGGGCACCAGCATGATCAGGCCGAGTTTCGACCAGATCGGTAGGTCTCGCAGTCGACCAGCCGGTCGACGCAGACGCGACATGACGCCGTTCGCCGCCTTGGGGCGCTTGCTCACGTCACCGTCCTCCTGATTCGGGCCCCGGCATTCGGCTCGCCGGGCACCGCGCACGACCGACTCGCCGGGTCGGGCCCCCGAGATTCCATCACGACAAGTGTCAAAGAGAAAGGGCAGGCGGACACGGACCGGTTGTGTGACGCGATGTTGCAACGTCTGAGTTGGACATCGCCGGTCCACTATCACTGCGTGTAGAGCTGCACATCTCTCAAGGTCACTCACACGGCCGGGCTGCATGGGGGGTGGGGCGCAGGCCGACCGGGTCCCGATCGTAGTCGATCGCGATAGAAGTGACGATGGCTCGGTTCCCCGCGATCGGCAAGGCGAGATGCCGGTTTCTGCCGAGTTTGCAGGCGGGAGTCTAGCCGAACGGAGGACACGATGTGCCCTGCCGTCGATTTCTTTTGACGTACGTTCGTCCGAATCGGCGAAAAGGGCGAAAAGCCGGACTCGGGCCCGGCGGCGACCACCGCCGGGCCCCGTTGTCAGCCCAGCAATTTGGCATATGCCGGCTTGATGACCTCATTGATCAGTACGAGTCGCTCGTCGTACGGGATGAACGCCGACTTCATCGCGTTGATGGTCAGCCACTGCAGCTCCGCCCAGCCCCAGCCGAACGCCTCCGTCAGCAGCGTCATCTCCCGCGACATCGACGTCCCGCTCATCAGCCGGTTGTCGGTGTTCACCGTGACCCGGAACCGGAGGTCGTGCAGCAGCTTGATCGGGTGCTCGGCGATCGACGCTGCCGCGCCG is part of the Actinoplanes missouriensis 431 genome and encodes:
- a CDS encoding GTP-binding protein; translation: MSHRPAAGRVTSAKIVIAGGFGVGKTTLVGSVSEITPLTTEAIMTSAGVGVDDNRQVPGKMTTTVAMDFGRISIDRDLILYLFGTPGQTRFWFMWDELVRGAIGAVVMVNTRRLADCFAAIDFFEHRRLPYLIAINCFDGMQYHNAQDVRDALAISSDVPVVSCDARNRESTKNVLISLVEYVLTMRRSRAVAPA
- a CDS encoding DUF742 domain-containing protein; amino-acid sequence: MPERDEPTGALVRPYAVTRGRTRPKLEIALEALVETTVRGRSGMNRGGQGGSEHQYIAAMCDGGRVQSLAEIAARMQLPLGVARVIVADMASDGLLAVYEPTSLEDETDAVGTELLERVLSGLRRL
- a CDS encoding transposase; the encoded protein is MALVRVYCGLASADDSVRTASAAPLTIAVVDDAGRLLGVHEISDDPAGYAQLGTLLVERTTGFSDAAVAADSDDHVVTSLLTAAGRPLVVVDDDDADDYAERFSDDDSPEEIAAPLAARRAVGLARALQAGAIAAINLPTPRELVSYKPVLAAHVAMLVGRNAAAVALREVLRELYPAALRAYPDPAHPLALAVLEAVPEPGRITGRPGDAAHVTREIAGELARNGAGSDDQLIAAVTALQVAISESPRRGGVNKSLAPAAADAVRQAIGAVRSCDAACTALVGTLTARGAMPGANSTVGRRAARRAPTEPTPLQPVPTGENPRFGRRSRPEPATSGSGPAVPQPMTAPPVAPDPIAPPPIAPAAANGLPGLPSRTGTPGNRPVSVPPPPPGMTPITPGTRPGVPASRPAATPTSAQPGGRATPAEAGEPFRPTLTNAELNRARAERQRTVIPSRPKTTPANGVPGGPTDFSLPLPAQSTPPAASAPAQRPGQEIADPGSRANWPLLNPGKDDLAVTPPAAASVSPAAASVSPAAASVSPAAASVSPAPAGGRVKPPWQDMPKEPPSLRLVEGRANGSPLDRSGPSLDRSGPSLDRSGSTLDRSGSTLDRSGSTLDPVGGSPALRGSKSAPKLTALDRSASPPVPADGSDGDLLIFAAARSAWFTGGPAETEKVDWSNPNDSGWRAAEKAATPAVAAETSAGLPKRVPQANLVPGSPLREERPLRIVRDAASIAAHTTGYFRGWRRGQEIGGFAMGGRPGREAAGGWDFTRDGQAADEYRDNNAGFGGR
- a CDS encoding roadblock/LC7 domain-containing protein; its protein translation is MTSTQDLGWLLANFADRVPGVAHAIAVSADGLLLAASRDLPRDRADQLAAIASGLVSLTQGAARCFEGGAVLQTVVEMDNGFLFLMSISDGSSFAVLAARSCDVGQVGYEMALLVDRVGEALTPAPRSAAGVLG
- a CDS encoding sensor histidine kinase, which codes for MSKRPKAANGVMSRLRRPAGRLRDLPIWSKLGLIMLVPTVATIIVGVDGLVDHIEEASNAERARTLSVLSEAAGGLVDHLQAERTYGMMVALAKDAKNNDARTAAIELYNGEHEAVDAAKTPYVQQKGALEDVPANVGTLLLRLDRNLEDLPAFRSKVANGQVETPDVKTTYNQLIDDLLQVRDSSAQLATDPGLSDHLRAVAAVAEAKNYIAQQRFIGHQVLEEGELTTTLRQQFLGTITGFDLAKKTLEAVGTDSEKTYFSNTVSGLKAQAATNYTLPLMTAQGDNAKNIQFNTNSWEEAMKGYNDLFRQVEVEFDKNIVASATTLRDDTNQRVFLETSLLLALLLLGILFAWLVARSMARSLRELRQGALAVAQFGLPHAVSRLRDPALSASLTPAQVADQIAEPLPVRSRDEFGQVTEAFNAVHLEAVRTAAEQAALRASVATMFVNLARRSQILVDRLIGHLDRLERGEEDPDRLAELFQLDHLATRMRRNDENLLVLAGADSTRVQREPAALIDVLRAAQSEVEHYTRIEFGQIDREIEVAAHAVNDMVHLVAELFDNATAFSPPNSNVLVEARRIGDNAVLTVEDHGIGISREQLRDLNERLANPPTVDVAVSRMMGLVVVARLANRHAVRVELRPADRERGTVAEVGLPASVLAAAASARVQSMVGFDSPPPAMPSFGEPLALESGRGGLNGGGPGVNGGGHPFEPMNGTNGSVPAWSDLTGAAPTGFGGLNGNGAQTNGTQTNGTQTNGFANGFHGPRSNEVIPPLPSGPQGFAGLDELAQRRNGEFPRPEDTNGFGAAIPRQLPANPENLGRGPVMPPVSAPPVPPVSAPPVPSAPPYSPPISAAPAEPVSAAPVSAEPVNPFASAPPAWPPVAADREQAATPHVPENLAAALDMTAEIPRYRPDNFEPQPQVARPTNPQTAPVSAVPQVSAPPAPVADDAAAAARAGHETATAQAAEAQATAAAQIAAAQASARQREGGVPFADETMELPIFRELESAWFTTTHPGDQPRPEAARTSGADAGDESVVSARRIPTGEPTRSAGVPQQAGSPESRDFDTATVGAPAAAVSGSYSNGSTATNPWRTAADDGWQAARAAAETQVDTTTTAGLPKRTPMAQLVPGGVDRGGNSVQRRTPEGVRGLLSAYHRGVQRGRTKEQSTNLEETPGGQQPSQAGKEHEA